Below is a window of Synechococcus sp. RSCCF101 DNA.
AATGAGAAGCGCCATGAGACATTCCGTCAGAGCATCAGCCAGCTGCAGAGCGACGTGACCAGCCGAGCGTGTGATCGCCGCAAGCTTGCGTTGCAGGATGAGATAACAGGTGGCGGTGAACACGGCGGCCTGACCGAAGCACTGGAGCACAAGACCAGGCCTGGACAAACGAATGATCTCGTAGAGCTCACTCTGAAGGCCCTGGCCGGATCGAGGGGCCATCAGCAGACCGCCGAGGATCGCCCCACCCTGAAACCAGGGCAGCAGAAGCAGCGAGGCCAGCACGGCGGTTGCAACCCATCCGGGCCAGGCCAGCACGTCATGGCCCCGGACGGAACTGGCCGGGCCAGTCGGTCGCCTGGAATGGAGATGCAGAGGGGCGCAGCGCAGAGCCCAGATCAGGCTGACGCCGAAGGGGGTCACAAACTGCAGCGTGAACAGCGTCAGCAACTTGAGGCTCTGATTCGTGCTCACGCCCAGGATGGAAGACTGCCCGTAGACGATGGCCGCTCCGATGCAGGCCCCGCAGATCAGGGCCAGCGGGGCAGACCGTCCGATCTGTCTGGAAAGCAGCCGTCCGGTCGATCGCATGGGCAGCGGGTCATGAAGGCGCGCTGGGTCCGGACTCGGTGCAGCTGAGCTCATGCGAACCGGATTCAGAGTGTCACCAGGCCGGATCAGCGCGTCACCGGCGTGGACTGACGAGCGGAAAGAAGCTCGGCCGGCGTGCCGACAAAGCGTGCCGTCCCGCGATCCATCACCAGAATGGTGTCAGCCAGTTCCAGCACCTCCGGCAGTTCGCTGGAGATCAGGGTGATGCGGCACTGCTTGCTCTCCTGCAGATAGCGCAGCGCAGCCTGCACCTGATCCGCGGTGTAGGAGTTGAAGGGGTGATCGAGGATGGCGATGGTTGGCTCACTCAGGAGGCAGCGAGCCAGGGAAATGCCGGCTGCGGTTGCGAAGGAGAAGCTGGCCGGACGGGTGGGATCCACCGCCTGATCGAGGTCGGCCGCAGAGGTGAGACCCGGAATGCGCAGGCGGGCCGCCAGATCGAGGATGGCCTGATCGGAGAGGTTCGGATTGCTCACCAGGAAGTTGGAGCGCACCGTGCCCGGGATGAGGTGGTGATCGCGGGTGACCAGGCCAACCGCCTCACGCAGCTGGGTCAACGGATATTGGCGGTGGCTGATGCTGTCGAGCAGGATCTCACCGGAGCTGGGATCCACATGGCCGCAGAGCAGGTCAAGCAGGTTGTGGCGGCCGCTGTCCTCCTTGCCGGTGAGGGCGAGAATCTCACCGCGCTGCACCTTGAAGCTCAGGTTGCTCAGCTGATAACCCTGCAGGGCATTGAGGCGGAGGCTCACCGAGCGGAACTCCAGCGACTGGCGCGGCATCGGCAACACCCATTGCGTGGTGAGTGGCGTGCTCTCTTCTGCCGGGGCCTCCATGAACTGGTTGAGCTGCAGGGCCACCGGCCGCATGCGAGACCACTGACTGATGGCCTGATACAGGCTCTGAATCGGACGGAAGATGCGCCAGACAAAGAACATGGCCGCGATCAGGCTGCCCAGCGGAATCACCGTGCTCGCCACGGGTTCGGCCGAGGAGATCGACACCGCGGCCCCCACGGCCAGCACCAGGGCGCCGGCGATCTGGGAAAACTGAACCGTGAGCGCCCCGAGCCGGGCCTGGAGGCGCCGGTTGGGCAGACCATCGGCGAGGGACTGGGCTGAGGCCAGCTTGAGGCGATTGAACCAGATGCGTTCCTGACCGGTCTTCTTGATGGTGGGATACTGCTCAATCGCATCCATCAGCAGCGTTTCGTAATTGGCATGCGAGGCCTGCTGGGACACCGAGAACAGGGTCTGGGTGATGCCGGCGAAGGCGAGGATGCCACCGAAACAGATGGCGATCGCCGCAACGGTGATGAACATCAGCGGGATGCTCATGCTGGCAATCGCCAGCAGGTAGATCGGCACGTAGGGCAGATCCAGCAGTGACAGGGCCAGGGGGCCGTAGATGTAGGTGGAGAGCTGGTCGTAGGTCTGCAGGCGCCGGTTCAGGCTGAGGGCAGACACGCGGTTGACTGTGCCCAGGCGCGACCGCAACAGCTTCTCGAGCACACCACTGGAGGCTTTGAACTGAAGCCGGGCTGAGGCCTGATCCAGGCTGATCCGCCGGCGACGTTCGATCCAGACCTGCAGCCAGGTGGCCAGCAGAGGGATCGGAAACAGGGCCAGGAGATTGCGGGCACTGTCGCCGGCAATCTCGATGTTGTAGACGGCTCGAATGTAGAAGGGAAGAACCAGCGCAAGCAGGTTGATGCCCAGCGAGGCCAGCAGGAGCCTGGTGAACAGGTGGCGATCAAGCACCACCTGCTTCAGCAACCAGTTCTTCGAGCGGGTTCGCGCAGCGGAGGGACGCTTTCGGAACGCCAGCACCGTCGTCAGTGCCGTTCCCTGAGGGGTGGTCAGGTCGGAATCCAGTGGGCTGGCGTCAGTCGGCAGAAAAAGCTGCCCGTCTTGCGCCACGAACAGGCGCACCGACTGGCGGATGGACGGTGCCGTGCCCGTGACCGTGCCAACGCTGTCCGCCATCGGATGCGGCTGGGCGTCGTAGCCGAGTGTGTCCAGCGTGGCGAGGATGTCGGCCAGGGAGCGTGCGCTGTCGCTGCCGTTCAGAGCGTTGCGCAACTGAATCGCCTCGCCCTGCCAACCCAGCTCGCTGAGGAGACGGGAGAGGATGCGGCTGTTGCGGTCGGGGAACCTGCCGAGCACAGCGCTCACCGGTGAGGCTTCGGCCCCGGCATGTGCAGCCGCTGCATCGGGCTGCGATGGCCCGGTTCCGTTGGCTCCGTTGGGCATGGTCACTGGGCGATCGCGCTGCGGGCGGCCATGAGGCGGCCCTCTTGCCAGTCATGAACCTGACTCACCATTGGCGGCACCGGAAGGCGGGGGTTGCGATGGGCGATGACGATCGAACACGGCGGCGGCAGGGCCAGAAGCCAGTTGATCGCCTCACTGCTCATGTACACCTCACTGAAATCCGCCAGCAGGATGGCGGCGCCATTCAGGAGGGCAGAAACCACCCGCAACTGGAACAGCAGCAGACGGGGAAGATGAACGGTTTGCTGAGGACCCACCACCGTGTCGTAACCGGACGGCAGCAGGCCGATGGCTGAACTGAGGCCCAGGTCATCGCAGAGCTGAACCGCGGGTTTGCCGAGGCGCTCGACTCGGCCGGTGGTGATCCACTCCAGGATGGTGCCGCCCGGCAGGCGATACTCCGGCGCCAGGAGCGGCATTCTCTGGCGGAGCGTGGGCCCGTCGTAGGCCGAGGTGGGCCGTGAGGCATAGGTGAGGGAACCGGACTGGATCGGATGGAGGCCGATCAGGGTGAGGAAGAGAAGGCGGTTGTGTCCGGGATGGCCGCCACGGATCAACATGCGCGCGCCCACCGGGACGGCGAGATCGGAAACACTGAGGCTTTGGTCCTGATCCAGCAGCTTGAAGCTCAGATTGCGGGCGGATAGCTCACCGGAAGCCGGCACGTCAGGACGCTCGTCATGCACGATCGCCGGATCCTCAGGCAAACCGAGCACGGCATCGCTGAGATCGGCCGCGATGCGGGCGGAGTTGGCGTAGGCCAGCGATCCGATCCAACGCACCACCGGTCCTGTGACCTGCCCCGACAGAAGGGTGCAGGCCGCCAGCGCACCCACCGTGAGGCGGCCGTTGATCACGAACAGGCCGCCCACCGTCACGATGATGATCTGGGTCCACTGCGACACGATCGACGAACTGGATTGCAGCGCCGCCTGGGTGGAGGCGTAAGCCAGGCGCCTGCGCCTGGATTCGGCCAGCTCGTTCGACTCGATCTGCCGGCAGGTGAAGGCCTCGAGGTTGAGATCTTTGAGGGGTCCGGCCCCGACCAGAGAGGAGGCCATCACGTCCTGGCAGTGAACCTCCGCCAGCACCTTGTCGCGCTCGAGACGGGCCAGTTGCCTGGCCAGGGTCCAGGAGCAAAACGAGGCAGGAAGAGCCACAGCCAGGGGAATGAGCACCAGCCAGTGGCCGATGAGCAGGAGAACGATCAGGTAGAGACCCGCGAAGGGGAGGTCAATGCGTTCGACAATCCACTTTTGCTCAAAGGTGCGAGCCAGAACGGATCCGGAATTCAGCTGGCGGAAGCGCAGCCCCCTGCTGGTGTCATTGAGGTGTACGTAGGCCGATCCCAGCCAACCCTTGAGCAGATCCACGCGCTGCTGGTGCTCGCGCGATGCCGTGTACCACGACAGAACTCTTGACTTCAGAAAGAGAAAGAACAGGCTGGCGCCGAACGCGAGCAGCAGCAGGGCGGAGAGAACGATGAGGGCCTCGGTGGAACGGCGCGGGATGACGGCGACATAAATGGTGTTGATGTACAGGGGCACCGCGAGCGCCAGAAGATTGATCGCAATCGTGGACAACACCACACTGCGGCAATCCGGATCCGACCAGAACGGCTGAGCTCCGGATCGCGATGGGTCAACACGGCCTATCATGGGCTGCACCCCCTAACCACCCTGAGCGAAGGCGTCGTCGACGCTGCGGCGCAGCGGTGCCAACAGGAAGAGGAACAGATTGGTTCGGTCGGTCAGGATGTCAGCGGTCACAGTCATGCCGGCTGTGAGCGGATAGGAGGTGTCCGCAAGCTGCGATGAGGTCCGGTCGAGTTCAATCACCACCTGAAAGTAGGGCTGACCGGTGCTCTCATCCGTGAAGGTGGAAGGAGACACGCGCTTCACACGTCCATCGACGGTGCCATAGCGGGTGTAGTCGTAGGCCTCCACCTTGAGGGAGGCGGTCTGACCGACCTGCACATTGCCCACGTCCGCCGGTCGCACGCGGGTCAGGGCGATCATCTCACTGCCCGTCGGAACCACCTGGGCCACAACCGACCCGGGGGCGATGACCCCGCCGATGGTTCGGACCGGCAGACGGTTGACAATGCCATCCACAGGTGAGCGAACCGTGAGCCGATCCTCATCGGAGAGGTTGCGGCCGAGAACACTATCGAGTTCAGCCTTTTCACTGGCCACCTGAACCAGGCGGCTGTAATCATCCAGGATCTGCTTGCGGCCCAGCTCAAGAAGGGACAGCTTCTGCTCGGCCAGGTGGCCGTTCAGTTCAGCCAGCTGAGTCTCCGTGCTGGCGATGCGCCGCTGCGCCTCAAGGAAGTCGTTGTGGGAGATGGCCCCCTCCGCCTCCAGCATCGAATAGCCGCTCAGCTGCTCCTTCAGCAGAGCGATCTCGTCGAGGTATTCATCACGCTGGTCCTCGAGGGTTTGAACCCGCTGGCGTTGCACCTCCTGCTGCTGCTGCAGAAACTCCGCCCGCGCGTCGGTCAGATCACGAAAGGCCTTCGCCACAGAGGCCGATGGCACGCTGGGGGTGGTCTCCGCAAAGGGGGCCTCCTCACCGATCGCATTCCTGAGCTCGCGCTGTTCGAGCAGGAGATTGGTGATGCGCGTCTGCGTCTGCTGCCGCTGACCGCTGGTGGCCACCTCATCGAGTTCCAGGATCGGATCGCCCTGGCGCACCGAGGTGCCTTCCGGAGCGCGGATTCGCTTGACGATGCCGCCATTGAGATGGGCCACATCCTGGAGCTCAGCCAGAGGCTCGATCTCCCCGGAGGCGATCACATAGTTCTGAATCGGAATCAGCCACGACAACACCAGAGCCCCGCCCAGGCCGTAGGTGGTGGTCAGCAACCAGCGCCTGGCTTTCGTTTCACCTGTTGTGCGGCCGAGCTGATCGGCAGCGATCAACTCATCCGGTTGACTGAATCCCTCCGACTCACTCTTCGTGAGGCGCCACGATGTGGTGGAGCGGTCATTGGAACCGTTGGACGAACGGGGCGTCGCGGAGGAATCGTGAGCGGAGTGAGTGGTCATCGCATCGGTGAATGGCGAAGCTCCCACGTGATCGTAGGAGCGGGTGTGAAATCGTGCTCAGGAGCCCATATCGCCGAGCTGCTCGTCCAGAGCCTGTCTCGGTTCCTCCATCAGCGGTGGTTCAGGCTCCATGGAGGCAACATCCATATCCTGTGAATCATCGAGCCCCATGCCGTCCACGAGGGGGTCACCGGTTTCAGGAGGCGGCTCGGGCTGAGCGGCATCAAGCGACAAGGGGTCGGTGGGCGTCTCCAGCAGAGAAGCGGCATCGTCGTCAACCGAAGGGTCCTCACTCAGGGGATCCGGAGCAGCACTCTCTGCCGAGAGAAGCTCGGAGACGGCCTGCAGCACGGCATCCCCTTCCGGCGCCGAATCGGGGGTCTGCAGCTCATCCGCACCCGGCTGGAGCACAGCCGGGCCGGCCTCGGATGAGGGGTCCGGATCAGCGATGAGAGCCTGGCTGCTGGCCAGCAGATCTGCGCCCAGTCCTTCGCTGGTGCCCGCGGCGGGTTCCGGCTGAGAGGCCACAGCGTTACCGGAATCCGGGGACTCCGGCTCCGAGGACCCCCCTCCCACAGGGGCGCTCTCCTGCTCCAGCACCACCGAGGCTGCCGGATCGTCGGTGTTGGGCTGATCGGCGGAACCCAGCAACCAGTCCAGCGGGTCGCCTGAGTCCTGGTCAGGACCGGCTGCCGCGTCATCAGCCGGTTGCCAGCTGGCCTGGTCATCCGCAGAGGCGGTGACCATCAGCGCGCCTTGCTCGGTCTCCACCACCAGGTGCTGTTGGCCGTCCGCACCCTGTTCCATGTGAACGCCGCTGATGGTCCGGCCTCCCAGATCCTCGAGAAGATCAGGCGCAACAGTGGCCAGAAGCTGGGCGTCGTCAGCCTGCTGTCCGAGCGACAGTTGAAAGCCGTAGGAGGCGGCCATGGCCTCGAGCGAGGCGGCATCGTCCGCAGGGCTGTCCGCCTGGGCGGGTGCGCTGTCCGCGACGCCGCGATTGTCGAAGGCGGGAACGGAGAACTGGGTGCTGCCCCGGTCCTGGTCGCCATCGCTGATGGTGAGCTTGAGATCCTGCAACCCGTTGGGCAGGTGCACGCCAGGGAGCGGATGGAAACTGATCGCGCCCTGGCGTGAGCCGGCCTGGGTGAAATCGGATCCGAGCCTCACATCGAAGCTGCCAAGGCCGGGAACCGTGATCTCGAACTGACCATTGCCATGGTCCTGCACATTGGAGCTCTGTCCCGAGGCATCGAAGCTCGCCGTGAAGGGGCGAACCGCTGTGGCTCCCTGGGTCGCAAGCACCACATGCTCGAGGGCCAGCTGGAATCCGGGGGCGTGCCCCGATGCGGCAGGAGCGCCGCTCGCTGACGCGGCATGAGACCCATCATCGGCACCCATGTCGTAGGTGAAGGCCCACGAAGCCTCAAAGGGGTCCGGCTTCGGTGCCACGTGCTGGGCCACCACATGCTGGATCTGCTGCGCCACGCCACCGGCATCGGTGACCGTTTCCACCACACTGCCCTTGGGAAGGCTGCCACTGAACAACTGCTCCAGTTGGGCCGCCAGCTCATCCTTGGAGCCGGTGAGACCCATGGCCAGCAGCAAGGGGTCCCGATGGCCTGGCTCCTGGTTCAGTGCATCAAGGGCACTCTGGAGCTGCTCGGAGCCGGCGACGCCCTCGCTGTTGTACTGGCCCCTGGCGATGAGGTCATGGATGGTATCAACGGCGTGGGCGTGACCGTCAATGGTCAGACCCGTGACCTGCACTCCACCGACCTGGTTGGGAACAAACACGAGGGGGTTGCTGCCGTCGCTGCCTGAGCCGTGGTGCATCTGCGGCAGCGTGAGCCAGCCAACGATCTCATTCTGACCATCACGAACAGCCATTCCTTCAGCATTGCCATGCCTCGAGCCACGAGTCAGATCATCATTGTGAAGCGCATTGCGAAGGTCAGCAGCAGTGACGGAAACATGCTCAGTGGATCCGCCCCTTGTGAACTGAACATCAATCCTGTGGTTGCGCTGTGAGCTGCTGTGGTCGTAGTTGACACGGCTCCAGCCTGGAATCCGATCGCCAATGAGATTGAAGACATCTTCCTTGTCATCGCTATCAAAACGACTGCCGTCCGTCAACTTGTCGTGCAGGCGTCCGTCACGATCATGAGCAAGCACGACTGATTGCCCGGGGATCACATCATCGCCAGTGGTGGTCTGACCATCCGTCATGAACAGCAGATTGGTGTCCGTACCGATCGTGACACCGGAGCCTGCACCCTGGGGATGAAGCGGATCCGAGGCATCACCTCGCCAGTGTTGCGCCATCTGATGGGCCAGGTCCCAGGCCTCAGCATGGTTGGTGCTTCCGTCAGACTTGTGGCGGAGATAGCTCTCGAGCCCACCGAGGAGTTGCGCATAGGCAGGCTGGCCATGCTGACCGCCAGTTGAATCCACCATCGCCGGGGTGATGTCAACATAGTGGGGAGCAACGCCTGAAGTACCGAAACGGGCCACAGCGATGTGCACATTGCCAGGTGTTGCGTCGGGACCCGGAGTTTCGATGTGCCAATGCCTCATGTCGGTCACGTCCTGGCCTGTGGTCACCTTGTAGCCGGCGTTCGTCAATGCCTGTTTGATGGTTGACGCGGTGGATTCCAGCTGCTGGCTGATGCGATAACTGTCATCGATCTCATGGTGATGGCTATGAGAGCCCCATTGTTCTCCCGGCGCATGGTGTGAGGCATAGTCAGCCTTTCGTGATCCATCCACGGTCTCCCACATGGACCCGCTGTAGTCGAGCACCAGACCGATGTTCTGGTGCGGTCCATAGTCATGGGTCGTCACCGCATGGGAGGGAGGCGTTCCCTGTCCCGTGGTTGTGGCCACCGTTCCAGGAACGGACACACCTCCCTCCACATGCACCAGCGTGGGTTGTGTGATCTCCGGCCCGTCGTCGCGGAAGGAGAGGTGGCTACCGAGATCGGCGCGGATCGTGCCGCTCAGGGGATCGCCATCCGCGTCCTGACCGCTCACCTGGGCCGTCATCTCCACCAGGCCATCGCGAAGGCTGATGGGTTCATCCGTCGATGCGGTGTTGGGGTGGTCGATCTGATGCGTCTGAATCAATGTGGGCCTGCCCTGTCCATCCATGCGCACGTTGAACACCGTGTTCTCGGTGGTCAGACCACTCGTGGCCTGCGCCGTCGACGCGAAGACAAAACCAGCCCTGTGGTGCAGATAGATGGTCTGACCGTTCTGCGTCAGGCCCGAATCCACCCCCTGCCCCGCACTGGGATCGTAGCCCTTCACCGCCAGGCCAAACCCACTGACGGTCGGTACAACCGCCCCCGATCCATCATCGGCACCGAGTGAGACGCCCTGCTGGGCGGCCTGGGCGAACTGCTGGGCCATCAACCCGGAATGATCCGTGGCCGTCGACAAGCCGCCACCGGCAACATCGCTGTCATCGGTCTCCAACTGCGTTCGCAGCTGGATGGTCTGATCGATCACCGACGGGCCATCATCCCGGAACGACAGATGCGTTCCCAGATCCGCTCGGATCGTGCCGCTCACTGGATCGCCATCGGCATCCTGACCGCTCACCTGGGCCGTCATCTCCACCAGGCCCGAACCCAGACTGATCGCTTCATCGATCGATCCAGTATTGGGATGATCGATCTGGTGCACCTGGATCAGGCTGGGCCGACCCTGCCCATCCATCCGGACAGCAAACACTGTGTTCGCCCCTGCAATGGCGTTGGTTCCCTGTTCCGTGGAGCCAACAACACCGCCGGAGACCTTGTGCAGATAAATGGCCTGACCGTTCTGCGTCAGACCCGAATCCACGCCCTGCATGGTGTGAATGTCATAGCCCTTCACCGTCAGACCAAACCCACTGATGGTTGGTGCCACCGCTGGGGCGCCATCATCCGCACCAAGAGAGAAGCCGGTCTGCGCTGCACGGGCAAACTCCTGAGCGATGGCACCCGTTGGATCGGTTGCGGTGGTCATGCCGCCAGCGGCGATGTCGGTGTCATCGGTCTCCAGCGTCGTGTGGAGCTGGATCGTCTGATCGATCACCGACGGTCCATCATCCCGGAACGACAGATGCGATCCCAGATCCGCACGGATCGTGCCGCTCAACGGATCGCCATCGGCATCCTGACCGCTCACCTGAGCCGTCATCTCCACCAGGCCCGAGCCAAGAGGGATCGCTTCATCCGTTGATCCAGTATCGGGATGATCGATCTGGTGCACCTGGATCAGGCTGGGCCGACCCTGTCCATCCATCCGGACAGCAAACACGGTGTTCGCCCCTGCTAAGGCGTTGGTTCCCTGTTCCGTGGAGCCAACAACACCGCCGGAGACCTCGTGGAGATAAATCGTCTGACCGTTCTGCGTCAGACCCGAATCCACGCCCTGCATGGTGCGAACGTCATAGCCCTTGACCGTCAGACCAAACCCACTGATGGTTGGTGCCACCGCTGGGGCGCCATCATCCGCACCAAGAGAGAAGCCGGTCTGCGCTGCACGGGCAAACTCCTGAGCGATGGCACCCGTTGGATCGGTTGCGGTGGTCATGCCGCCAGCGGCGATGTCGGTGTCATCGGTCTCCAGCGTCGTGTGGAGCTGGATCGTCTGATCGATCACCGATGGACCATCATCCCGGAACGACAGATGCGATCCCAGATCCGCACGGATCGTGCCGCTCAACGGATCGCCATCGGCGTCCTGACCGCTCACCTGAGCCGTCATCTCCACCAGGCCCGAGCCAAGAGGGATCGCTTCATCCGTTGATCCAGTATCGGGATGATCGATCTGGTGCACCTGGATCAGGCTGGGCCGACCCTGTCCATCCATCCGGACAGCAAACACGGTGTTCGCCCCTGCTAAGGCGTTGGTTCCCTGTTCCGTGGAGCCAACAACACCGCCGGAGACCTCGTGGAGATAAATCGTCTGACCGTTCTGCGTCAGACCCGAATCCACGCCCTGACCAGCACTGGGGTCATAGCCCTTCACCGACAGCCCATAGCCGCTGACGCTCGCCGCCACAGCTCCAGCGCCAGCATCCGCTCCAAGCCCAATCCCTGCTCCCGCCGCACGCGCAAACTCCTGCGCAATCGCACCCGTCGGATCGGTGGCGACCGAAACCTGGCCTCCAGCCGTTTCCGTATCGTCCGTCTCCAACTGCGTCTGCAGCTGGATCGTCTGATCGATCACCGATGGACCATCATC
It encodes the following:
- a CDS encoding DUF5801 repeats-in-toxin domain-containing protein, with the protein product MSSDADNSLLGRIRRRLDRLSNLHAGDREQYDPATSSVDEGAVSQEPDVPPSASPAGWDGGDDVDLVRDHVGTEPLPQLREPELTRDPGAAPNDQPQAFPDSPELVGLHGAGLAAATEAAALGGFQIPHATAAPADAQTSGLTGSPEADPQPSPGTPEQATPGLVPQPTPGMVPELTPGMTPGLVPEMTPGMTPGLVPQPTPGMVPELTPGMTPGLVPEMTPGMTPGLVPQPTPGMVPELTPGMTPGLVPDMTPGMTPGLVPQPTPGMVPELTPGMTPGLVPDMTPGMTPGLVPQPTPGMVPELTPGMTPGLVPDMRPGMTPGLVPQPTPGMVPELTPGMTPGLVPDMTPGMTPGLVPQPTPGMVPELTPGMTPGLVPDMRPGMTPGLVPQPTPGMVPELTPGMTPGLVPDMTPGMTPGLVPQPTPGMVPELTPGMTPGLVPDMTPGMTPGLVPQPTPGMVPELTPGMTPGLVPDMTPGMTPGLVPQPTPGMVPELTPGMTPGLVPDMTPGMTPGLVPQPTPGMVPELTPGMTPGLVPDMTPGMTPGLVPQPTPGMVPELTPGMTPGLVPDMTPGMTPGLVPQPTPGMVPELTPGMTPGLVPDMTPGMTPGLVPQPTPGMVPELTPGMTPGLVPDMTPGMTPGLVPQPTPGMVPELTPGMTPGLVPDMTPGMTPGLVPQPTPGMVPELTPGMTPGLVPDMTPGMTPGLVPQPTPGMVPELTPGMTPGLVPDMTPGMTPGLVPQPTPGMVPELTPGMTPGLVPDMTPGMTPGLVPQPTPGMVPELTPGMTPGLVPDMTPGMTPGLVPQPTPGMVPELTPGMTPGLVPDMTPGMTPGLVPQPTPGMVPELTPGMTPGLVPDMTPGMTPGLVPQPTPGMVPELTPGMTPGLVPDMTPGMTPGLVPQPTPGMVPELTPGMTPGLVPDMTPGMTPGLVPQPTPGMVPELTPGMTPGLVPDMTPGMTPGLVPQPTPGMVPELTPGMTPGLVPDMTPGMTPGLVPQPTPGMVPELTPGMTPGLVPDMTPGMTPGLVPQPTPGMVPELTPGMTPGLVPDMTPGMTPGLVPQPTPGMVPELTPGMTPGLVPDMTPGMTPGLVPQPTPGMVPQATPGLVPDLVEAMTSLSTTLQTDDSETRGGSQATPSGQSTDVDQAGAWRGALTQVAAGQLAPQLGGGSALSLTRLSFAVNGAQPGQGVVSGMTSNGQTIYLHQQSPSVVVGSLQAAGPGTSPVFVLDVDAAGHPRLTQLQEIDHPDTSNVDEVVSLPSGKIALVGEFTGSHADQSPYSGSVRADLGGHVSFRDDGPSVIDQTIQLQTQLETDDTETAGGQVSVATDPTGAIAQEFARAAGAGIGLGADAGAGAVAASVSGYGLSVKGYDPSAGQGVDSGLTQNGQTIYLHEVSGGVVGSTEQGTNALAGANTVFAVRMDGQGRPSLIQVHQIDHPDTGSTDEAIPLGSGLVEMTAQVSGQDADGDPLSGTIRADLGSHLSFRDDGPSVIDQTIQLHTTLETDDTDIAAGGMTTATDPTGAIAQEFARAAQTGFSLGADDGAPAVAPTISGFGLTVKGYDVRTMQGVDSGLTQNGQTIYLHEVSGGVVGSTEQGTNALAGANTVFAVRMDGQGRPSLIQVHQIDHPDTGSTDEAIPLGSGLVEMTAQVSGQDADGDPLSGTIRADLGSHLSFRDDGPSVIDQTIQLHTTLETDDTDIAAGGMTTATDPTGAIAQEFARAAQTGFSLGADDGAPAVAPTISGFGLTVKGYDIHTMQGVDSGLTQNGQAIYLHKVSGGVVGSTEQGTNAIAGANTVFAVRMDGQGRPSLIQVHQIDHPNTGSIDEAISLGSGLVEMTAQVSGQDADGDPVSGTIRADLGTHLSFRDDGPSVIDQTIQLRTQLETDDSDVAGGGLSTATDHSGLMAQQFAQAAQQGVSLGADDGSGAVVPTVSGFGLAVKGYDPSAGQGVDSGLTQNGQTIYLHHRAGFVFASTAQATSGLTTENTVFNVRMDGQGRPTLIQTHQIDHPNTASTDEPISLRDGLVEMTAQVSGQDADGDPLSGTIRADLGSHLSFRDDGPEITQPTLVHVEGGVSVPGTVATTTGQGTPPSHAVTTHDYGPHQNIGLVLDYSGSMWETVDGSRKADYASHHAPGEQWGSHSHHHEIDDSYRISQQLESTASTIKQALTNAGYKVTTGQDVTDMRHWHIETPGPDATPGNVHIAVARFGTSGVAPHYVDITPAMVDSTGGQHGQPAYAQLLGGLESYLRHKSDGSTNHAEAWDLAHQMAQHWRGDASDPLHPQGAGSGVTIGTDTNLLFMTDGQTTTGDDVIPGQSVVLAHDRDGRLHDKLTDGSRFDSDDKEDVFNLIGDRIPGWSRVNYDHSSSQRNHRIDVQFTRGGSTEHVSVTAADLRNALHNDDLTRGSRHGNAEGMAVRDGQNEIVGWLTLPQMHHGSGSDGSNPLVFVPNQVGGVQVTGLTIDGHAHAVDTIHDLIARGQYNSEGVAGSEQLQSALDALNQEPGHRDPLLLAMGLTGSKDELAAQLEQLFSGSLPKGSVVETVTDAGGVAQQIQHVVAQHVAPKPDPFEASWAFTYDMGADDGSHAASASGAPAASGHAPGFQLALEHVVLATQGATAVRPFTASFDASGQSSNVQDHGNGQFEITVPGLGSFDVRLGSDFTQAGSRQGAISFHPLPGVHLPNGLQDLKLTISDGDQDRGSTQFSVPAFDNRGVADSAPAQADSPADDAASLEAMAASYGFQLSLGQQADDAQLLATVAPDLLEDLGGRTISGVHMEQGADGQQHLVVETEQGALMVTASADDQASWQPADDAAAGPDQDSGDPLDWLLGSADQPNTDDPAASVVLEQESAPVGGGSSEPESPDSGNAVASQPEPAAGTSEGLGADLLASSQALIADPDPSSEAGPAVLQPGADELQTPDSAPEGDAVLQAVSELLSAESAAPDPLSEDPSVDDDAASLLETPTDPLSLDAAQPEPPPETGDPLVDGMGLDDSQDMDVASMEPEPPLMEEPRQALDEQLGDMGS